From the Bradyrhizobium ontarionense genome, the window GTTCCGCCGCACATACAGCATCTGCGTCGAACGGCTGATATAGACCGAGACCGGCTCGGCCGCGAGCGTCGCCTCGGTGGCGGCCTTGGTCGCGTCGGCTTTTTTGGCCGCCGCCGTCTTGGCGGCCTCCTTCGTGCTCGTGACGGCAGCGAGCTTCGCCGTCGCGTCGGCCTGGGCCGCGTCCAACTGCGTCGCCGCGTCCGCGGCCTTGGTGGCGGCCTTTTGCTGCAGCTCCTCAGCCTGGGCCTTGGCCTGATCGGTCGTCGCCGCGGCCAGCTTCCTATCTGCCCGCTTCAGCTCGACGTCGGCCTGGGCCTTGGCCTGTTGCAGCTTGCGCAAGGAGGCCTTGAGCGATTTGGCGTCGCGCTCTGCGGTCGCGGCGGCCGCCTTGGTCTCGCCGGCGATCTTCGCGGCCTCCTCGGCCTCGCGGCCGAGGGTCTGGGCCCGCGTCGGAGCCGACGCCAGGGCCTCCGCCTTCGGCACGAACAGAGCGGGATGGGAGAACTCGACCGGCGCCGGATCGCCCGGCGCGATGATCACCCGCATGCCGATCCAGGTCCTTTCGAACAATTTTTCCGCAAAGCCATAGGGCATCCGCACGCAGCCGTGCGAGGCGGCATAGCCCGGCAGCGGCCCGCCATGCAGCGCGACGCCGTTCCAGGTGATGCGCTGCATGTTCGGCATCCAGGCGTCGTCGTAGAGCGTCGAATGATGATCCTTGTCTTTCTCCAGCACGGCGAACACGCCGGCCGGCGTCTCGCGCCCGGAGATGCCGGTCGACACCGGCGCGCGCCAGATCCAGCCGTCGGCATCGTAGAACGTGACCTTCTGGGCCTTGATCGACACGATCGCCATGATCGGCTCGCCGGCCGCACGCGGCGCCACGGCCTCGGTCGCAGGTGCGGGGCGCGCCTGCCGCGCGACCGCCGCTGAGTGAGGCACGGCCAGCGCCGCCAGCGTCATGAAGACGGGCCCCCAACGCCGCATCGCTGCACTGGTTTGAGCCGCCCTGGATCGTGTCACCATGCCCTGTCCCGGTTCAATGCCTGTTCCCGCTGGCCGCCGATAGGCCGACGCAGCGCAGTTTATATGCTCGATCATGTCTTGGGGTGAAGTGAGGCAAGGTCCACCGCGGCCAGACTGGTCTCACATTTCGGACATGTGGGGACCGGACCCGGGCATGGCGGAAGCAAGGCGGAACGACGGGGCCGGTTCCCATGGTGGTTTTACGAGCAGCCGGCGCACGGCACCGGCTCACATCGTGGGACGACCGAGCACCCGCCCGGCTGCGGCAACCGCGCGATCGATATCGGCCTCGCAGGTCTGCCAGTTGCAGACCGACACCCGCATGCAGCGCCTGCCGCGCCAGGTCGTGCCGCCGAAGAAGGCCTCGCCGCTCGCGCAGATCGCCGCGATCACGGCGTCGGTGCGGCGATCGTGATCCATGTCCGTCGCACCAGGGTGCGGGTCGAGGAACCGCACCAGCCCCTGGTTGATCGTTGGCTCCCGGACCACGCTTGCCCCCGGCAACCGGCCGATCCGTGTCACCAAAGCGTGGGCATGGCCGCAGCACCGCTCGACCAGATCGGCGATGCCGTTTCGGCCAAGCTGGCGGATGGCGGCATAGGTCGGCACGGCGCGTCCACGCCGCGACCATTCGGGAGTCCAGTCGATCTGGTCGCGCGCACCATCGACGAACATCGTGTAGCTCGTCCGATGCGAGAACGCGCCGCGATGCGCCTTCGGATCGGCCACGAAGGCGTAGCCGCAGTCGAACGGCGTATTGAGCCATTTGTGCCCGTCATTGGTCCAGGAATCCGCAAGCTCGACACCGCGCAGGAGGTGTCGGTAGCGCGGACTCGCGGCGGCCCACAGGCCGAAGGCGCCATCGACATGCACCCATGCATCGTGCTTGCGGGCGATCGGGATCAACTCGGCAAACGGGTCGAACGCGCCGATGTTGAGGTCGCCTGCCTGCAGGATCACGATCGTCGGCTGCGTGCTGTCCGCCAGTGCGTGCGCAAGCGTCGATGGCGCGAGCTGCCCGTCATCATTGCAGGGCAAGGAGCGCACAGAGCGCCTGCCGAGACCGAGAACGCGCAGCGCGCGTTCGACCGACCCGTGCCTCTCACTGCTGGTAAGGACACGGATGGCGGGCGCGCCGAACAGCCCGCTGTCCTCGACATCCCATCCGGCCCGCGCGAGCAGGCGATGGCGGGCGGCACCCAGACATGTGACATGCGCCATCTGCGTGCCGGTCACGAAGGCGAAGCTCGCAGTGTTCGGCAGACCGAACAGCTGCTTGAGCCACGTGCCCGCGACCTCCTCGATGACCGCCTCGGCCGGACCGCAGGCATGGATCGCCGCGTTCTGGTCCCAGGCGGACACCAGCCAATCGGCCGCGAGCGCCGCCGGCAGCGTCCCTCCGATGACCCAACCGAAAAAGCGCCCACCCGTGCTGTTGAGAATGCCGCCCTCGACGTCGCGAACGAGCTCGTCGATGACGTCATGAGGCGGAACGCCCTCGTCGGTCAGCGCGCGTCCCAGCCGCGCTCGCAGCTCATCGAGCGACGCGGTCGCGCCGACCGGGCGCGCGTCGCTCCCGCTCAGATGGTCCAGCGCATGGTCGAGCGCCAGTTGCAAGGTGCCTGTCCATTCATCGCGTCCCGTCATGTCGATCCGTCCATGTTTCGCGCCGTAGCGGCCGCGTTATAGGCGTTGAACCAGCCCCGATGCTTCGCTATCGATCACAGCATGAGGGACGGTCCCAACTTCGCCGCTGTCGCTGCCCTGATCGGCGATCCGGCGCGCGCCAACATTCTCGCCGCACTCATGGACGGGCGTGCCTTGACCGTGAGCGAATTGGCCCGGTCGGCGAACATCGGCCTTCCGACCGCCAGCGCGCATGTCAACAAGCTCGAGCAGGCTGACCTGCTGGTTTCCGTCAGGCAGGGGCGCAATCGCTACGTCCGTCTGTCCGGCGAGGACGTCGTCCATACGCTGGAGACGCTGATGCTGCTCGCGGCGCGCACCGGACACCGCCGGGTCCGCACCGGTCCGCGTGATCCGGCGCTGCGCGAGGCGCGCGTCTGCTACGATCATCTGGCCGGGGCGCGCGGCGTCCAGATGTTCGAGAGCATGCTGCGCAGCCGGTTGCTGGAGCGCGTCGGCGACACGGTCACGCTGACGAGCTCCGGACAGCGGTTCACCGAACAATTCGGAATTGATCTCGATGTCCAGCAGGCAAACGCTCGTACGACCTGCGTAAGCTGCCTCGATTGGAGTGAGCGCCGGGATCATCTCGCCGGCCGCCTCGGCGCAGCCTGTCTCAGCCGGATCCTGGCTCTCAAATGGGCAAACCGCGACAAGGACAGTCGCGCCGTGCTGTTCAGCGCCAAAGGGCTGCGCGAGTTCGACCTTCTGTTTCCGGTCTAAGCGCAGCCGCTCGCGTCGAAGGTGGATCGACCGTGTGTCGACACATCACACCAGCGCCAAACGATTCTTCCACGACAGCGCTTGAACGGCATCGCCCGTCTTCTCATGTCCTGGAGACCGGAGACAGCCGCGTCGTCATTCCGTCTCCGCTCGCAACCAAGTACTGTCCTGGAGGAAATCGCCCCTTGCCCAACCCGCGTGATTTTCACACCCCGAAATCGTCCTACACGAAGGACGATCTGCTCAAATCCGGCGAAGGCGGCTATTTCGGTCCGGGCAATGCGCAGCTGCCGGCGCCGCCGATGCTGATGATCGATCGGATCAGCGAGCTCAGCCTGGACGGCGGCCGCTACGGCAAGGGTCATATCGCCGGCGAGTTGGACATCACGCCGAAGCTCTGGTTCTTCGAATCCCTGTTCCGCGGCGATCCTGTGATGCCCGGATGCCTCGGCCTCGACGCGATGTGGCAGATGGTCGGCTATTGGCTCGGCTGGTCGGGCTCGCCCGGCAAAGGCCGCGCCACCGGCGTCGGCGAGGTGAGCTTCAGAGGCCAGATCACGCCGAATGTCCGCTGTGTGCGCTATGAGGTCGAGATGCGGCAGGTCAAGCGCGGCAGGCTGGTGCTCGGCATCGCCGACGGCCGCGTGCTCGCGGACGGCAACGGCGTCTACGAAGCGCGAAACATGAAGGTGGCGCTGGTCGGGGCCACTGGCTGACGCGGCCGCAGCGCGCCCTTCAACAAATTCAACGCCGAGCGACAATGTCAGCAGAGTTCGTTCTCGTTGCGGGCCCCATGGTCCGCGCCGCAAGTTGGGAGCCGACGGCCGTTCGTCTGCGCCAGGCCGGGTACCCGGTCCAGGTGCCGGACGTCCTTGCCAAGTGTGCAGTTCCACCGGCGTGGAGCGCATGGTCCCGGCACTTGATGAACCATATCGCCGCGACCGACGACCTGATCCTGGTCGGGCACAGTTCAGCAAGCCCGCTGGTCGCTGAACTGGCGACGAAGCTCCCCGCCCGCGCAATCATCATCGTCGACGGCGACATTCCGCCGCCCCATGGCCGCGCTTCGCCGGTCCGTCCGGTCCTTCATGATTTCATCCGAAATCTCGCCGGAGCGGAGGGCATGCTTCCGGTCTGGTCCCGCTGGTTCGCGCGCGATCCGCAACGCGCCGCCCTCATCGGCCTCGACATTCTGGCGCGCGATCCGTTGGCGCTCGCTCAGTTCGAAGACGGACTGCCGACGATGCGGGTCGACTGGTTCGACGATACGATCGACCTATTGCGCTGGGATCACATCCCTGCCGGCTTCGTCCAGGCTTCGCCGATCTACGATCACGCCACAACCGAAGCGCTGCGGCGCGGCTGGCCTGTCGAGCGGCTGAACGGAACCCATCTTCATCCCACGCTGTGTCCGGACGAGATGGCAGGCGCAATTCTGTCTCTCGCGCATCGGCTTCGGCAGCGAAGCTGAGGGGCCGGTCCCTCCCGCTTCAACCGGGCATGCTGTCGAATTGCGGGAGCTCGAGCGGCTTGGCCCATGTCAGGCGCCGCTTGGTGAACATCTCGAGCTTCGGTGCGATCAATTCGGGCCGGTCCAGGCTGCCAAGCATGACGAAGACCAGACCGGGGAAGCTGTCCAGATTGTTCGTGAACAATCGGGAGCCGCAATCAGCGCAGAAATTGCGGTCGAGCCCCTTACCCGACTCGGCAATGTAGTGATGCGCTTTCGGCTGCCCGCTGAGCAGCGTGAAATCGTCGTGCGGCACGGCGAAGAACGTCGCCATCTCGCCGCCCGACGCTCTCTTGCAATCCAGGCAATGACAGTTGGCGATGAAGTCCGGATCGCGGTCGAACGCGAACTTCACCGCACCGCAGGCGCACTGAGCCGTATACTTCTTTGCCATTGCAATTCTTCCATCAAATGTTCGAAGAGCGCGCCCATGTCGCTGGCTGTACCGCGCGTGGCGGTGCGGCGAAGACCATCAGCAACATGAGCGCTCGAATGCCGCCGCGACGTCAGGCGGCGGCGCGCTTTCCCAGCGCCGCGAGCAGCGTGCGGGCGGTCTGCCGCGACGATCCAGGGTTCTGGCCGGTGATCAGCAATTCGTCCTGCACCACGTGCACACCCCAATTCGCTGTCGCCGAGAACAGCGCGCCCTGCGCCTTCAGCACGTCCTCGAGCAAATACGGAACGACCTCGACGAGATGCATCGCTTCCTCCTCGGAATTCGTGAACCCGGTGACGGAACGGCCTTTCGCAACGGGGTCACCGTTCGGCGCCTTCACGTTGGTCAGGATTCCCGGCGCGTGGCAGACGAGCGCCACGGGCTTTTTCGCCGACAGCATGCGCTCAATGAGAGACAGCGCATGGCGGTCATTGGTCAGGTCCCACAGCGGGCCATGGCCTCCGGGAAAGAACACGCTGTCATAGTCTGCGGGATCGACCTCGGACAGCGTCGTGGTGCTGGCGAGCGCCGCCATCGCCGTCGCGTCCGCTTCGAACCGCCTGGTATCGTCGGTCTGGAACGCCGGCTCGTTGCTCTTCGGATCGAGCGGAGGCTGACCGCCCTTGGGGGATGCAAGCGTGACGTGAACGCCGGCATCGCGAAATGTGAAATAGGGAGCAGCAAGCTCCTCGAGCCAGAAGCCCGTCTTGCGACCGGTGTTGCCCAGTTGATCGTGGGACGTAAGAATCATCAGGATCTTCATGCTCTCTTCTCCTCGCCCTGCGGGTATGACGAAGCGGCGGCGCCACGGAATCCAACCGATCGCCTGCCCGGAATCCGCCGAATTATAGTTCGGCAGCCGGGCGGGACATGATCCCAGCGTGCTGTTTCCTATTCAGCTCCTGCTGAATTCGGATCTTCATTGCCGCGCGCGCGTAATCGCTTGCCGCAAGGCACGGCCAGCCTCGGTAACCCCCGCTATTTCCGGGTGCTGTCGCGATATCGGCCCGGCGGGACGCCGGTCGCGCGCCGAAACGACCGGACGAAGTTCGACTCGGACGAAAATCCGCAATCGCGCGCCACCTCGGACATCGATCGCCCGGCGGTCAACAGCGTCTTTGCCAGTTCCAGTCGCAGCAACCCGATGAAGCGGCTCGGCGATTGTCCGGTCGTGGACTTGAACATCCGAGAGAAGTGGAAACGGCTCAGCGCGGCGGCAGCGGCGAGTTCCTCGACGGTGATTTCCTTCGTGAGATTGGTCTGGATATAGTCGATGACGCGTTGCAGCCGCCTGGGGTCGAGCCCCTTGGATCCCCGCCTCGTCCGGAACGGGTCGACGCTCAGACTTGAATAATTATTGAGCAACCTCACCGCGAGTGCATCGGCCAATGCTTCGACCATGAGGTCACCGCAGGACGTTTCGAAGCGCAATTCGCCGAGCACCTCGGCGGCGATCACCTCGATCAGTCGATCGTTGAAGCCGGCCTCGTACCTGACCGAAGCCGCATTGAAATCCCTCGACGTGTGCCGGGCCAGCGACGCAAACGCGGATGGCGCCAGATAGATATGCAGCATCTCATCGATGGGTTTCGACACATAGGTGTAATCTTCGTGAACCCCCATGGGGCACAATCCGATCGTCCCGCGCAAGCCCACGATACGTTGCCGAACGCCGCCTGCACGGCGATCGACGACCGAGGTGCCTCGGACGAGGATGGCGATCTGGGTCACCGAAGCAACGTAAGCCGGAATCTCGCCGGCCGGATGACACCGCAGTTCGGCGGAGAGTCCGCGCCAGTGCCTGTCTGCAGACGACAGCAGAACACCGCCCGTGTACCTGTCCGCATCGCGGCGTATCCTCGGATCCGCATTGCTACCCAAAGGTCCCTCCTCGCGAACGGCACGTACCGCCTTGCGCGGCTAACAGCAATCATGCTCGACGTGGTTGAGCTGCTTGAGCAGCAACCTGCCCACGCGTTCTCCGTGGTAGCAAATATTGCAGGACTGGAGCCAAGGCGGCAACCGCGACGAGTGTCCCCGTTGCGGCGCCGCGCCGCAGGTTCGTCTGCAGACATCACTCTGCGCGCCGCAACAGCAGAATTCATCCTCGGTGCGGGTTCCATGGTCCGAGCATCAAGCTGGCAGCCGACCGCCG encodes:
- a CDS encoding L,D-transpeptidase, with amino-acid sequence MVTRSRAAQTSAAMRRWGPVFMTLAALAVPHSAAVARQARPAPATEAVAPRAAGEPIMAIVSIKAQKVTFYDADGWIWRAPVSTGISGRETPAGVFAVLEKDKDHHSTLYDDAWMPNMQRITWNGVALHGGPLPGYAASHGCVRMPYGFAEKLFERTWIGMRVIIAPGDPAPVEFSHPALFVPKAEALASAPTRAQTLGREAEEAAKIAGETKAAAATAERDAKSLKASLRKLQQAKAQADVELKRADRKLAAATTDQAKAQAEELQQKAATKAADAATQLDAAQADATAKLAAVTSTKEAAKTAAAKKADATKAATEATLAAEPVSVYISRSTQMLYVRRNTHKPARDGGGEVFDTSIEAPVTIRDPERPIGTHVFTAVAQNGAGLRWTAVTIDDGDDAKDALDRITIPKDVLDRIAPTAVPRSSIIVSDEPLSGETNYRTEFVAVLSNQPQGGFITRRPTADVSVASGDGYDDGFGSFFQRSWDGQPVAPPRRRGPPPTYFRPVQPGWW
- a CDS encoding pyridoxal phosphate-dependent decarboxylase family protein; translated protein: MTGRDEWTGTLQLALDHALDHLSGSDARPVGATASLDELRARLGRALTDEGVPPHDVIDELVRDVEGGILNSTGGRFFGWVIGGTLPAALAADWLVSAWDQNAAIHACGPAEAVIEEVAGTWLKQLFGLPNTASFAFVTGTQMAHVTCLGAARHRLLARAGWDVEDSGLFGAPAIRVLTSSERHGSVERALRVLGLGRRSVRSLPCNDDGQLAPSTLAHALADSTQPTIVILQAGDLNIGAFDPFAELIPIARKHDAWVHVDGAFGLWAAASPRYRHLLRGVELADSWTNDGHKWLNTPFDCGYAFVADPKAHRGAFSHRTSYTMFVDGARDQIDWTPEWSRRGRAVPTYAAIRQLGRNGIADLVERCCGHAHALVTRIGRLPGASVVREPTINQGLVRFLDPHPGATDMDHDRRTDAVIAAICASGEAFFGGTTWRGRRCMRVSVCNWQTCEADIDRAVAAAGRVLGRPTM
- a CDS encoding ArsR/SmtB family transcription factor, translating into MRDGPNFAAVAALIGDPARANILAALMDGRALTVSELARSANIGLPTASAHVNKLEQADLLVSVRQGRNRYVRLSGEDVVHTLETLMLLAARTGHRRVRTGPRDPALREARVCYDHLAGARGVQMFESMLRSRLLERVGDTVTLTSSGQRFTEQFGIDLDVQQANARTTCVSCLDWSERRDHLAGRLGAACLSRILALKWANRDKDSRAVLFSAKGLREFDLLFPV
- the fabA gene encoding bifunctional 3-hydroxydecanoyl-ACP dehydratase/trans-2-decenoyl-ACP isomerase; protein product: MPNPRDFHTPKSSYTKDDLLKSGEGGYFGPGNAQLPAPPMLMIDRISELSLDGGRYGKGHIAGELDITPKLWFFESLFRGDPVMPGCLGLDAMWQMVGYWLGWSGSPGKGRATGVGEVSFRGQITPNVRCVRYEVEMRQVKRGRLVLGIADGRVLADGNGVYEARNMKVALVGATG
- a CDS encoding alpha/beta hydrolase; the encoded protein is MNHIAATDDLILVGHSSASPLVAELATKLPARAIIIVDGDIPPPHGRASPVRPVLHDFIRNLAGAEGMLPVWSRWFARDPQRAALIGLDILARDPLALAQFEDGLPTMRVDWFDDTIDLLRWDHIPAGFVQASPIYDHATTEALRRGWPVERLNGTHLHPTLCPDEMAGAILSLAHRLRQRS
- a CDS encoding GFA family protein, coding for MAKKYTAQCACGAVKFAFDRDPDFIANCHCLDCKRASGGEMATFFAVPHDDFTLLSGQPKAHHYIAESGKGLDRNFCADCGSRLFTNNLDSFPGLVFVMLGSLDRPELIAPKLEMFTKRRLTWAKPLELPQFDSMPG
- a CDS encoding type 1 glutamine amidotransferase domain-containing protein, with the translated sequence MKILMILTSHDQLGNTGRKTGFWLEELAAPYFTFRDAGVHVTLASPKGGQPPLDPKSNEPAFQTDDTRRFEADATAMAALASTTTLSEVDPADYDSVFFPGGHGPLWDLTNDRHALSLIERMLSAKKPVALVCHAPGILTNVKAPNGDPVAKGRSVTGFTNSEEEAMHLVEVVPYLLEDVLKAQGALFSATANWGVHVVQDELLITGQNPGSSRQTARTLLAALGKRAAA
- a CDS encoding helix-turn-helix domain-containing protein, which produces MGSNADPRIRRDADRYTGGVLLSSADRHWRGLSAELRCHPAGEIPAYVASVTQIAILVRGTSVVDRRAGGVRQRIVGLRGTIGLCPMGVHEDYTYVSKPIDEMLHIYLAPSAFASLARHTSRDFNAASVRYEAGFNDRLIEVIAAEVLGELRFETSCGDLMVEALADALAVRLLNNYSSLSVDPFRTRRGSKGLDPRRLQRVIDYIQTNLTKEITVEELAAAAALSRFHFSRMFKSTTGQSPSRFIGLLRLELAKTLLTAGRSMSEVARDCGFSSESNFVRSFRRATGVPPGRYRDSTRK